The window ATTTGAATGTTTTAGAAAAGCCACCGCCTAAGTTTACATATTTGTTTCCACTTATATTGACGTAGGAAGAAAACTGCTTTCCAGAATCGTCATAATAAGAATAGTTGGACACATCATTATTATAGTAGTTGAAACTTAAGCTCATATAATAGTTCATGTTTTTCAAGATATTATAATTGCTGTAGTAGATGTAAGATGAGTTTTGCCACCTGTTTTTCAAATTGGGATTTCCTTGGTAAGTAATCAAAGGATTGAGGTTGTCTGTAAACGGAGTGAGCTGTTCTGCAGTAGGAATTGAAAAATCTGCGCTATTGTAAATACTCAGGCTTTTATTGTCTGAAAACTGATATTGAAGATTTAAACTATAGCCAGGTAAAGCAAAGTTATTTTGAAAGTTGTATCGTTGACTGTTGAAAAACGAGTTCACCTTCATATCTGTAATATCCAAATTTGCCGATGCCCATAAATTGATTTTCTTTTTATTGAGTTCATAAGATATTTCTGGTCTAAATTGGCTGTTTTTTTGGCTCATCGCATTCGATAAAGAATCATTATAATTAGTCACTCCTTAAAAACGCATTAACGTTTTGGTTTTCAGTTTTATAGTTTAAAATTTAACAAAAAAATATTGTGAAAAATTGCAAGAAACCGTATTTTTAGGGTGTAAAAAGCGGCAAAATGTTAGGTAAAATAAAACCAGATTTACAGCAAAATTTATTCAAGACCAGACTTACGGAACTCATTAATATGGAGCATCCGTTGGTAAAATTGGCTCACGAAATCTCTTGGGAGAAAATGGAGCAAGAGTTTGCAAAACTGTTTTCAGAGCAAGGAAGACCCTCGGTTGCAATTCGTAAAATAGCAGGAATGCTTCTGCTTAAGGAAATGTTTAAAGAAAGCGACGAAACGGTTGTAGAAAGATGGGTGGAGAATGCGTATTGGCAATATTTTACGGGCGAAGATTTTTTTCAGACCCAGCAGCCTTTTGATCCGAGCAATTTTGTACACTTTAGAAAGAGAATTGGCGAGAAGGGGTTAGAATTCCTTTTAGGACAAAGCGTTTCTCTTCATCCGCAAGCCAAAACAGAAGATGAAGTTCAGATTGACACTACGGTTCAGGAGAAGAATATTACCTTTCCTACGGATTCAAAATTAGCAAAAAAAGTAATAGACAATTGCGTGAAAATAGCTGAAAAAGAAGGGGTAATTCAAAGGCAAAGTTATAAAAGAGTAAGCAAACAATTGTTGCGAGATGCTTATTTTGGGCACCATCCGAGAAGACAGAAGAAGGCAAAAATGGCAAGGAAGAAGCTCAGAACGATTGGCAAAAGAGTGCTTCGGGAATTGGAAAGAAAACTTCCTTCAACTATTTTGAAAGACTACGAAGACGTTTTTAAAATTTACCTCAAAGCACTCACCCAAGAACGTAATACGAAAGATAAAATTTACAGTTTGCACGAACCACAGGTTGCCTGTATTGCGAAAGGGAAATCGGGAAAGGCATACGAGTTTGGGACAAAAGTGGCGGTAGTGCGAGGTAGGAAAACAGGGGTCATCAGTTCCATAAAAAGATTTTCAGGCAATCCTCACGATAGCAAAACATTGGAAGAATCATTAGCACAAAGTGAGCGAGTCAGAAAATCCGTTGGAGGAACAAGACCTAATAAAGCGAGTACAGACCGAGGTTTTAGAGGAATAAAATTAGTAGAAGGAACGGTAATTTTGCTTCCCACAAAAAAAGAAAAAACAAAATATGAGCAACAAGTTGCAAGATTGAGATTCCGAGCAAGAGCAGCGATAGAGCCTTGTATCTCGCATTTGAAAAGAAACCACTCCTTAGGATTAAACTTCCTTAAAGGAGTAGCTGGAGATATTAATAATGCCTTATTAGCAGGCATCGGATACAATCTGAAGATGAGATTCAACCAAATCAAAGAGCAAATCACTCTTTGGCTCGAAATTCTTCTCCGAACTTTTTTATGCAAGTATAATTTTCAAAATGAAAACTAGCTTTTTAAGGAATGACTAATTAGAATATTGTCCGTTACTCAAATCAAAATCATTTACGTCTCTTAAATTTCTGGTTAACTTATTTTCGTAAGTTAAGCTCACAGTGACATTTGATGAATCGGATAAAGGCTCAGAATAGGCTGTTGTAAAACGATATCTGTTGGTTTGATTTTTTGTCTTGGAAACCTGATTTCTTATATCATTTAGATTTGCGGTTTGGTAGAAAATAGTTTGGGAATTATTGGTGTTTTCCCTTTTAGATTCTGAGATTGTAGTGTTGATATTGGCTGACCAAACACGGCCTTTCTTTTTAAATTTTCTTGAGAAATAAAGGTTAGGCGAAAAATTATTGTTTTCAGTTTTAGAACTTGTAAACGATTCGCTTTCGTTCAGAAGTAAATTATCTTTTAGAGTAGATGATTTTGAATTGCTGAAATTAAAACCTTCTGTTCGTGAAAAGTTGGGTGAAAAATAAATGTTGGTAAGAGAATCTATTTTTATTCTTGCTGAAGTAGCAAAACTATACTGTTGGCTATCATTTTCTCCGTTGCTTTCTGTGTTTGTTTTTAAAGTAAATTCCGGTAATAAAGTGGTTCTGGAAACTCTTGATCTTGTTTCGAGATTATTATCAATGTGCATGAGACTCAAAGATTCTAGATCTGTTTTTTTGTCGAATTTATCACTGTAATTAAATCCTACCGTCGTACTGCGTTGGATTCCTTTGGTGTTGTTTCCGCCCTGTGTGTAATACGTATTTCCGCCGTCGCTAACTACAGATCCGCCCTGCATAAGCCATGAATTTCTTCCGTGTCCCATACTGTCGAAGACCTCATCATTAGAAAATCCCTGAGAATTGATATTGTTTGACGAAGCCAAAAGACTGATTTTGGTATCTTTTTTAAAATAACTTAAAAGTAAACTGCCTTCATAGCGTTCATCAGAACCGTATCCTACGGTCAGTCGAGATAAGAGACCTTTGTTTTTCTTTTCGTCGATATTAAAATTAATGGTGGTATTCTTCGATTTCGGAGCTTTGCCACTCAATTCTTCTTCTTTGGTTTTTGTAGTGGTAAACTGAATGTTTTTAATAATATCTGCCGGAAGATTTTGCAATGCTATTTTCCCATCTTTGTCGAAAAACGGTTTTCCGTTGATCATGATCTGGTCTACTTCTTTCCCATTAACGGTAATTTTCCCGTCGTTGCTTACTTCAACACCAGGAATTTGTTTTAAAAGTTCTTCAATTTTACTGTCTGGCCTTACTTTTATCGCAGAAGCATTAAACTCGATCGTATCTTTTTTTATTTTAACAGGCGAAGCTGAAATGGTTACTTCTTCGATATTTTGTACAGAGTTTTTCTCCAATTCAATTTCTCCAAGGGAAACTGATTGTTTAATAATATCAAAACTTTTTGAGTACGTTATATATTTTTCAGCATCAATTTTTAGAATAGTTGATTCTGAGAACTCATCAGTTTTTAGAGAGAACTTTCCTTCGCTGTTGGTTGGCGTATAATTGACGATGGAGGAATCTTTTTGTTTCAATAAATAAACGGTGACGTTTTCAATTGGTTTTTTTTCAAAGTTTAAAACTTTTCCGTCTATGCTTAATTTTTGCGCATTTAATAATAAATTGCTGATTACAAAGAACAATAACCAAAACTTTTTCCCCATTTATAGATGTTTAAGGCGCAAAAGTAATAAAAAAACATCCCGTGGATGGGATGTTTATAGTTAAAGTGAGTTAATTTTTTATGAAATTAAGCTTTCAGATATCTTGAGTAAGCGTAGCCTTCTTGTCCGTCAGCAGTTTTTACTTTCCACCAATCGTCTGAAGTTTGCTCAACCAAAGTTACAGAAGCTCCTTTAGCTGCTTTTCCTACAACAGCAGCTTCCGTAGAAGGCTCTTGTCTGATGTTTAAATTTGAATCTTCAGTGGCAACCGTAAGATTGGCACCTGCAGCAAGACCAGCAACCTGTACATCAATATTAATATCTGTAGCAGAATACGTAGAATCAATTGCTCCTAAAGCGTTCCAAACAGCATCTTTTGTCGCTGTATTTGATGCATTTCCGGAAACATAAAGAATTCCGTCCTGCTCCTGAACCTGTAAGTTTGAAACTCCTGCAGACTGAGCCGCAGAAACTACACTTGAATATTTATCTTGTAATGTGCTCATTTCTAATTATTTTACCACTAAGTTATTGTTATATTTTCCAACTTTTAAAGCATCCACAGATTCTTTAATTTTTCTAGCCTGAGCTGAAGATACATTTCCTGTAAGCGTTAGTTCGTTGTTTACAACTTCTACTTTTACAGATGGGAAATCTTTCACAGCATCCTGTACTTTTTGCTGAACCATAGGATCTACAGCTGAAGCCGTTTCTACAGGCGGTGGTGGAGGTGGCATCATTTCTACAGTTGCCATATCATGCACATCTTTTACACCTTTTATTTCTTTCAGAGATTTTATAGCAGCGTCTTTTTCAGCCTGAGTGGCAAAAGTTCCGCCAAGATGGGCAACGCCTTCTTTTACTTCAATAGTTGCTGTAGGGCTTGTAGCTACAATTGTTGTTGCCTGAGTCTGAAGCTCAGCATCAGAAACTTTCTTTTTACACGAAATAGCTCCAAATGATACTGCCAAAGCTAAGGCAGACATAGTGATTGTTTTTTTCATAATTAAGATAATTTAATGTTTTCGTTAGACTCAAATGTAATAATAAAATCTATACCAATTATGTGAAAAAATAATAATTTTTAAAAATATTTAGTTTTAATCTTTTCATAATCTGATGTTTAATTTTAAGAATAATGAAATTAATAAGCTCGTAAACAAAGTTTTATCCTAAAATATAAAACTATTATATTTGTGCAATTGATAATAGATATGAAAGGACAAAACAAACTATTTTTTGCCATCATTATTGCACTTGTTTTGGGTGTAGCAATTGGAGGCTTAGTTCATTTACAGTATCCTGAAAGCGCAGAGCCGTTTTCAAAAAATATAAAACTCCTCGGAACCATCTTCATCAGACTGGTTCAGATGATTATTGCACCGCTGGTTTTTACCACTTTGGTGGTAGGAATTGCCAAAATGAGCGATATTAAAATGATTGGGAGGGTAGGATCTAAAGCGATGCTTTGGTTTATTTCTGCATCTCTTGTTTCTCTTTTTATAGGTTTAATTTTGGTCAACTGGCTTGAACCGGGACATGTAACTAAACTTCCGATACAAGACGTGGCTTCTGCAGATGAACTTTTAAAATCGAGCAAAGGGTTTTCTATGGAAGATTTTGTGAAGCATGTTGTTCCTAAAAGTATTTTTGAAGCTTTTGCAACCAATGAAGTACTTCAAATTGTGGTTTTTTCAATCATGTTTGGGGTAGCTTTGGCTAATTTGGGAGACGAATATGCGCAGCCTGTCATCAAATTGTTTGATGTGGTAGCTCATGCAATTCTTAAAATGGTAGGATATATTATGTGGTTTGCTCCGCTAGGTGTATTGGGTGCCATTGCAGCGGTTGTTGCGACGAATGGTTTTGAAATTTTTAAAGTGTACGCTATTTACCTGCGAGATTTTTTCTTTGCTATTGCAGTGCTGTGGCTTGTTTTATTAATCGTAGGATATTTAATCTTAGGAAACCGTTTATTTGAATTGTTAAGGAGAATTAAAGCACCTTTGCTTATTGCTTTTTCTACAACAAGTTCGGAAGCAGTTTTCCCTAAATTGGTTGAGGAATTAGAAAGATTTGGCTGTAACAATAGAGTAGTATCGTTTATTTTACCATTAGGGTATTCATTTAATTTGGATGGAAGTATGATGTACATGACGTTTGCATCGATTTTTATTGCTCAGATTTACGGAATTGAAATGTCTATCGGGCAACAAATTACCATGCTTTTAGTATTGATGTTAACCTCAAAAGGTATTGCAGGTGTTCCGAGAGCATCTTTGGTAATTATCGTGGCTACCTGTTCGATGTTTGGAATTCCACCGGAGGGAATTGCTTTAATTCTTCCTATTGATCACTTCTGCGATATGGCTAGAAGTACGACCAATGTTTTGGGGAATGCTTTAGCAACTTCTGCCGTTTCAAAATGGGAAGGTCAGCTCGAAAATCACGGGGGAGATATGTAAGTTAATGTTTAGATATTCTAAATTACAGATGAAAAATTGTATAATATTTCTATTAATTTTATGTACTCAAAAGTTCTTTTCTCAAAAAGGAAATTTTAATCTCGAGAGTGAAATACGACTTGAAAAGCAGGTCAAATTTTCAAAAATAATTGATAGTTTAATAGAGGTAGAGCCTAAACAGTACTCAACTCTTATTGCAGATGGATCATCAATATATTCTGATAAAGAAAATAAAAAACTTGGTGAAGGAGGATTTACTATATATGTTATGAGGTCGATCATGACAAAAAAAATAATCAAAATATCTAAATCCTCAGTAATGCATGTAAAGGAAAATATGAAAAATAGTGAGGGTTTGAAGTATGAAATTTATTTTGATGATAATGAAACTCCAATATTTTCAAAAATTACTGAGAATCACTACAACACAAAAGAAGTTTTAAATTCAAGTTTGTATTTTTTGAGTTTACCTAAAGATTTGAAAATACTTGATGAAATTTATTATTCCAATATAGAATCTAAACAAAAATTACTTGAAATATTTGAAATTGTAAATACTTACAAAACAGATAGATTTTAAAATGCGAAAAATAGTAGAACATAAAAATATAATTGCTGATAAAGGTTTTTCCATTATCAGCAATGTTTTTTCTACGGAAGAAATTAGAAAAATAAGTGAAGTCATTCAAAATATAGATACTTCAAAAGAAACGTTCAGAAAGTCGGAAGATCTTTTTGCTATCAGACAATTTTTGAAAGAAATTCCTGAAGTAAAAGATTTGATTTTTAATGATAATTTAAAAGAAATCATTAAAGATATTTTTGGCGGAAAGTATTTTGTTGTTAAAAGTATTTACTTTGACAAACCTGAAAAGTCAAACTGGTACGTTACCTATCATCAGGATTTAACGATTTCTGTTGATAAAAAAGTTCAGTTAGATAATTTTGGACCATGGACGACAAAGCAAAATCAGTTTGCGGTACAGCCGCCTTTAGAAATTCTTGAAAATATCTTTACCATCAGAATTCATTTAGATGATACAGATGAAAATAACGGCGCATTAAAAGTAGTTCCAAAATCTCACGCAAAAGGAATTTACAGACCAGAAACGATCGATTGGAATGTAGAAACAGAAAATATCTGCAGTGTAGAAAAAGGTGGATTGATGATCATGAAACCTTTGCTTCTTCACGGTTCAAACCGAACAACCAACGGAAAGAAAAGAAGAGTGATTCACATCGAGTTTTCAGATAAAGAACTTCCTGAGGAATTGAATTGGTCTGAAAAAATCATTTAATATTACGTGTAATTCTTTAAAAACTTTAAAAAAGTATTTAACAAGAATGAAAAAAAATCACAGATCCCACCTACATTAATAAATAGATATTTAAAGCAACACCTACTTACCACCTACCTCGCGAAATAATCGATAAGTAGTTGATTATTAATAATTAAAAAGCATAGTTTTATGAAATATTATCAAGTTAATAAATACAAAAGCTATGAGAAAAACGTTTACAATTTTAGGGATAATTACCCTTTCTATGACTTCAAAAGCTCAAGTCGTAATTAATGAAATTTATACAGGAGGCGGATCAGCTGTTGCAACCTCAGTTTATAAATATGATTTTATTGAGCTGAAAAACATAGGTGCTACAAGTGTGACGCTTACTGGTGCTTATCTAAAATATGCAAGTAGCACGGGAAGCTTTTCAGATAGCCATGCAATACCAACTGTAACTTTAGCTCCCGGGCAGATTTATTTAGTTCAGGAAGGAAATGCAGGAACTAAAGGGGTCGATTTACCTATTACACCAGATTTAGTAGGAACTTTAAATTTGGCAACTATAGTAGGAAAAGTGGCATTAACATCTGATGCGACTGCACCTACTTCTTCTACCAGTACAAATGTTCTAGACTTTGTAGGTTACGGAACAAGCGCCAACCAGTTTGAAGGAGCAAGTTATGCACCTGCACCATCTAATGCGCTGTCTATTTCTAGAACTTCTGGTGATACCAATAATAATGCAGCAGATTTTGCGACAGGAACTCCAAGTCCACAGAATTCTTCTGGTGCTACATTGGGCATTTCTGATGTGAAAAATGTGAGATCGTTATTTGTAAAAAATACTTTGGTTAAAAACAATGAGATTATTTTCGGAGAAAAAGTAGATCAAGTGAAAATCTATGGAATGTCTGGGCAATTGGTAAAAACAGTTGTTTCTTTAAAAACAAATAACCTTGATGTTGCCGATTTACCAAAAGGAAATTACATCGTTACCGGAACAGTAAACAATCAATCTGTTTCTCAGAAAATTATGAGGAATTAAATAATTCATATTCAGTTAATTTAAATTAGAAGAAATCCGCCCCAGTTATGGAGCGGATTTCTTCTAATTCAAAATTTTGTTAAACTAATTGTTATTTCACAGAAATTTCATCCACAAAAACATAAGCTTCTCCACCTGCACCCTGATGCCATTCCGGAAGTTTTCCGAAGTGATATGCTTTTACTTTGATGTATCTTGCTTCAGTTGGAAGAACTGTTGTTCTGAAATCTTTTACTTGAACCGTTTCATTCTTTGCATCAATATCGTTTTCTAAAGTTTTCAAAAGGATAAATGTTTTTCCGTCCATTGAAGCGTAGTATTCTACTTTTTTAGGCATTAAAATCCAGGCCCTGCTGTCTTGTAAATACGTAGAAGAAATTTCATTAATCTGCTGTGGTGATTTAAAATCGATAATCGCTTCTACGGTTTGTCCCTGATAACCTTGCCATTCGCCTTTTCTCCAGTTGACATCTCCGTTGATACCGTCGATAATTGCCAATTTTCCACCCGCCGTATATTGAGGATTTACCGTTGCATTAATCGTTACATCCCAATGATTGGGTCTTCTGTTGAAGTTGGAAGTCGTAATTCCGCTTTTTTCGCCATTTCTTTCGGCATACGTAGAAACCTGTGTTGTTTTGTTGATGGTGAAAGGTTCTTTATATACTTTAAAAGTTTTTCTCACATTCTTGTCGTCTTCGTCCAAAGTCATATAATACACTTTGTCTTTTTCGTTAAGTGGAGTAATTTTCACCTGAGTGGTAAAATCAAAAATTCGGTCTGCAGCAATTACGGGAGATGCCGTTTGTTCGGTGTATTTTAAATCTTTAGCAACTTTTACATTTTCAAAACCTAAATGCTTAAGTTCACTTTTCGGAGTGTTTTTGGTGATAATTTTTGTCGTTCCGTCTTCTAAATGCAGCTTAACTTCATCAAAATAAGGCGTTACAGTTTCCCATTCAGGTTTTCCCGGAGTTACTGAATAAATTCCCAGAGAGCTTAAAATAAACCATGCACTCATTTGCCCACAATCTTCATTTCCAATCAATCCATCCGGAGTATTTTTATAGAAATTATCAAGAATAAATTTGATTTTTTCTTCTGTTTTCTGAGGTTTATCAACGAAATTATAAAGATAGGCGATGTGGTGACTTGGTTCGTTTCCTTGTGCGTATTGCCCAATCAATCCGGTAATATCAACCTGCTCTCTACCTGTTGTTTTATCGGAAGCTGAGAAAATAGCATCAATGAACTGTTCAAATTTTTCTTTTCCACCATGCGCCTGAATCAATCCCGGAATATCCTGTGGAACGAAGTATGAATAATGCCAAGAATTTCCTTCAGTGTAATTATTATTGACTTCACTTGGGTCGAAAGGCTCGTACCAGTTTCCGTTTTTTCTTGCCTGCATAAAACCGTTCTTTGGATTGTAAAGGTTTTTCCAGTTTTGAGAACGTTTCATGAAGTATTCGTAATCTTCTTTTTTGTTTAAAATTTTCGCCATTTGAGCGATACACCAGTCATCATAAGCGTATTCCAATGTTTTAGAAACACTTTCATGCTCATCATCAATGCTGATATAATTATTCTGTTTATAAGCATTTAAACCAAAAATATCCTGCATCGCCGAATTTTTTGCTGCTTCAAAAGCTTTTTCATAATCAAAACCTGTGATTCCTTTCGCCATCGCATCTGCAATTACAGAAACTCCGTGATAACCGATCATACATTCTGTTTCGTTGGAAGCCAGTTCCCAAACCGGAATTCTTCCCCCTTGTTCACGTTGTTTAATGAAAGTATTTACAAAATCTGCGGTTCTTTTTCTGTCTATTAAGGTCATCAAAGGATGCGCTCCTCTGAAGGTATCCCAAAGTGAGAAAACAGAATAATAATCGAAATCTTTCGCTGTGTAAAATTTGTTGTCTCTTCCACGGTATTTTCCGTCAACATCCATATTGATATTCGGTTGCGTGAAAACGTGATACATTGCCGTATAGAAAATTGCCAGTTTATCTTTATTGTCAGATTTTACTTCAATTTTAGACAATTCTTTATTCCAGTCTGCAACTGCTTGGCTCTGAATTTCACTGAAATTATTAGATTTGCCTTCAGCCAGCATATTTTTTCCTGCACCTTCATAACCAGTCGGAGAAATCGCCACTTTTACACTTATTTTTTCACCTTTTTTTACCGATGAGGTAAATGCTAAAGCTAATTTAGTTCCCGAAAAAGTATTGTTCTCGTTTTTACCGTTAAAGCTTTTGCTTGAAACTTTCATTGGTTTTGAAAACTCAATTCTTGCATAAATATATTGATTGGTTGCCCAAGCCTCACTTCTTCTGAAAACCTCAATTGTTTTGCTGTCGATAATTCTTACTTCACCTTCCAGAAGTTTATCGCGATGATTTAAGTCTAAAATAATATTAGCGTTCCCGGCTTTGTTGAATTTATATTCGTGGTAACCAACTCTTTTTGTTGTCGTTAAACGAACATCGATGTCGTGTTTATCTAATTTAACCGAATAAAAACCAGCCGTTGCTTTTTCGTTTTTATGAGAAAATTTTGATGAATATTCTTTTGGCGTTAATCCCGGTTTCCCCATCGTTGGCATCAACATAATGTCTCCGTAATCAGAAACTCCGGTTCCATTCAAATGGGTATGAGAAAATCCGTAGATCACAGAATCTGAATAATGATAACCGCTGCAGCCATCCCAGCTGCCATCAATTCTTGTGTCAGGGGAAAGTTGCACCATTCCGAAAGGCACAATGGCACCCGGAAAAGTATGACCGTGACCGCCCGTTCCAATAAAAGGATTTACATATTGCGAATAATTTTGTGAAAATGAATTATGAGCAATTAATCCTAAAAGAACGAATAATATTTTTTTCATGGTTTAAAATTAAAATCGCCCCTAAAATACACAAAATTTAGGTTTGCAAAAGAATTTATCTATCATACTCTTTGTTGATTCTAAATAGCTAAAATTTCCGTAAATTTGTGCTCAATTTATATTTTTATGTTGACTAAAGAAAAGATTCAGGATTTCCTTAAAGAAATTGAAGTTGATGACTTGGTGTCTAATTTTCAAGTAATGGGGAATGACGTTTATATAGATATGACCGCGCATTCACCGGCAATGCACGAAAAGAAAAAGCTTGAAGCAGCAATGAAGCAGGCTTTTGCAAGCGAATTTGGTGAAGAAATTAATTTAAAACTTAAAATAGTTTCTCCGGAGCCTAGTGAAGTTCAGCTAAGCCAAATCAAAGGAAAACAAATTCCTGGAATTCAAAATATTATTGCCATCGCATCCGGAAAAGGTGGTGTTGGTAAGTCTACCGTTTCTGCAAACCTTGCGGTAACTTTAGCAAAAATGGGCTTCAAAGTTGGGATTTTAGATGCCGATATTTACGGGCCATCTGTTCCTACGATGTTTGATACAGAAGGTCAGAAACCAATTTCTGTTGACGTAAACGGGAAAAGTTTAATGAAACCTATCGAAAATTACGGTGTGAAAATGCTTTCTATCGGATATTTTTCAGGAGCAAACCAAGCAGTAGTTTG is drawn from Chryseobacterium muglaense and contains these coding sequences:
- a CDS encoding BON domain-containing protein, yielding MKKTITMSALALAVSFGAISCKKKVSDAELQTQATTIVATSPTATIEVKEGVAHLGGTFATQAEKDAAIKSLKEIKGVKDVHDMATVEMMPPPPPPVETASAVDPMVQQKVQDAVKDFPSVKVEVVNNELTLTGNVSSAQARKIKESVDALKVGKYNNNLVVK
- a CDS encoding Plug domain-containing protein — translated: MGKKFWLLFFVISNLLLNAQKLSIDGKVLNFEKKPIENVTVYLLKQKDSSIVNYTPTNSEGKFSLKTDEFSESTILKIDAEKYITYSKSFDIIKQSVSLGEIELEKNSVQNIEEVTISASPVKIKKDTIEFNASAIKVRPDSKIEELLKQIPGVEVSNDGKITVNGKEVDQIMINGKPFFDKDGKIALQNLPADIIKNIQFTTTKTKEEELSGKAPKSKNTTINFNIDEKKNKGLLSRLTVGYGSDERYEGSLLLSYFKKDTKISLLASSNNINSQGFSNDEVFDSMGHGRNSWLMQGGSVVSDGGNTYYTQGGNNTKGIQRSTTVGFNYSDKFDKKTDLESLSLMHIDNNLETRSRVSRTTLLPEFTLKTNTESNGENDSQQYSFATSARIKIDSLTNIYFSPNFSRTEGFNFSNSKSSTLKDNLLLNESESFTSSKTENNNFSPNLYFSRKFKKKGRVWSANINTTISESKRENTNNSQTIFYQTANLNDIRNQVSKTKNQTNRYRFTTAYSEPLSDSSNVTVSLTYENKLTRNLRDVNDFDLSNGQYSN
- a CDS encoding dicarboxylate/amino acid:cation symporter; protein product: MKGQNKLFFAIIIALVLGVAIGGLVHLQYPESAEPFSKNIKLLGTIFIRLVQMIIAPLVFTTLVVGIAKMSDIKMIGRVGSKAMLWFISASLVSLFIGLILVNWLEPGHVTKLPIQDVASADELLKSSKGFSMEDFVKHVVPKSIFEAFATNEVLQIVVFSIMFGVALANLGDEYAQPVIKLFDVVAHAILKMVGYIMWFAPLGVLGAIAAVVATNGFEIFKVYAIYLRDFFFAIAVLWLVLLIVGYLILGNRLFELLRRIKAPLLIAFSTTSSEAVFPKLVEELERFGCNNRVVSFILPLGYSFNLDGSMMYMTFASIFIAQIYGIEMSIGQQITMLLVLMLTSKGIAGVPRASLVIIVATCSMFGIPPEGIALILPIDHFCDMARSTTNVLGNALATSAVSKWEGQLENHGGDM
- a CDS encoding lamin tail domain-containing protein — protein: MRKTFTILGIITLSMTSKAQVVINEIYTGGGSAVATSVYKYDFIELKNIGATSVTLTGAYLKYASSTGSFSDSHAIPTVTLAPGQIYLVQEGNAGTKGVDLPITPDLVGTLNLATIVGKVALTSDATAPTSSTSTNVLDFVGYGTSANQFEGASYAPAPSNALSISRTSGDTNNNAADFATGTPSPQNSSGATLGISDVKNVRSLFVKNTLVKNNEIIFGEKVDQVKIYGMSGQLVKTVVSLKTNNLDVADLPKGNYIVTGTVNNQSVSQKIMRN
- a CDS encoding outer membrane beta-barrel protein, giving the protein MTNYNDSLSNAMSQKNSQFRPEISYELNKKKINLWASANLDITDMKVNSFFNSQRYNFQNNFALPGYSLNLQYQFSDNKSLSIYNSADFSIPTAEQLTPFTDNLNPLITYQGNPNLKNRWQNSSYIYYSNYNILKNMNYYMSLSFNYYNNDVSNYSYYDDSGKQFSSYVNISGNKYVNLGGGFSKTFKWKQNKLILNPRFNMNYGYNRGFINTQQFTSETYSINPGFNLTYELKEKFTIKPSYSLGYNFSEYSNYSVGNVKTSNQILKMELTNYAFKSKLIFGNDFEYNTTSNIAPGFKRDFYFWNTSLGYSFFNKQLTAKVKVYDVLNQNQSVRRTITNTYFEDREDLILKRYVMFSLTMKLNKFAGKKTEVK
- a CDS encoding phytanoyl-CoA dioxygenase family protein; amino-acid sequence: MRKIVEHKNIIADKGFSIISNVFSTEEIRKISEVIQNIDTSKETFRKSEDLFAIRQFLKEIPEVKDLIFNDNLKEIIKDIFGGKYFVVKSIYFDKPEKSNWYVTYHQDLTISVDKKVQLDNFGPWTTKQNQFAVQPPLEILENIFTIRIHLDDTDENNGALKVVPKSHAKGIYRPETIDWNVETENICSVEKGGLMIMKPLLLHGSNRTTNGKKRRVIHIEFSDKELPEELNWSEKII
- a CDS encoding IS5 family transposase, producing MLGKIKPDLQQNLFKTRLTELINMEHPLVKLAHEISWEKMEQEFAKLFSEQGRPSVAIRKIAGMLLLKEMFKESDETVVERWVENAYWQYFTGEDFFQTQQPFDPSNFVHFRKRIGEKGLEFLLGQSVSLHPQAKTEDEVQIDTTVQEKNITFPTDSKLAKKVIDNCVKIAEKEGVIQRQSYKRVSKQLLRDAYFGHHPRRQKKAKMARKKLRTIGKRVLRELERKLPSTILKDYEDVFKIYLKALTQERNTKDKIYSLHEPQVACIAKGKSGKAYEFGTKVAVVRGRKTGVISSIKRFSGNPHDSKTLEESLAQSERVRKSVGGTRPNKASTDRGFRGIKLVEGTVILLPTKKEKTKYEQQVARLRFRARAAIEPCISHLKRNHSLGLNFLKGVAGDINNALLAGIGYNLKMRFNQIKEQITLWLEILLRTFLCKYNFQNEN
- a CDS encoding SH3 domain-containing protein translates to MSTLQDKYSSVVSAAQSAGVSNLQVQEQDGILYVSGNASNTATKDAVWNALGAIDSTYSATDINIDVQVAGLAAGANLTVATEDSNLNIRQEPSTEAAVVGKAAKGASVTLVEQTSDDWWKVKTADGQEGYAYSRYLKA